Proteins from a genomic interval of Papaver somniferum cultivar HN1 chromosome 4, ASM357369v1, whole genome shotgun sequence:
- the LOC113275948 gene encoding probable methyltransferase PMT2 — translation MAKGNPKESRMRSSTSIIIVIGLCCFFYVLGAWQRSGFGKGDSIAEKITKQTDCTVVPSLNFETHHSSDSEVGLTVDESETKVKEIKPCPAKYTDYTPCHDQKRAMTFPREGMVYRERHCPPEEEKLHCLIPAPKGYATPFPWPKSRDYVHFANAPYKSLTVEKAIQNWVHYEGSVFRFPGGGTQFPQGADAYINQIASVIPIKNGTVRTILDTGCGVASFGAYLLKKNVIAMSFAPRDNHEAQVQFALERGVPAIVAVFGTIKLPYPTRSFDMAHCSRCLIPWGANDGMYMMEVDRVLRPGGYWVLSGPPINWKNNYISWQRPKEDLQEEQRKIEKIAKRLCWEKKSEKGETAIWRKSINADACRGRDESQETMCEATDTTDVWYKKIEKCITPYPEVSSRSEVAGGQLKPFPERLHAIPPRIASGSVPGVSVEDYLEDNKLWKKHVNAYKRINKLLDSGRYRNIMDMNAGLGSFAAAIDSPKLWVMNVMPNIAEKDTLGVIYERGLIGIYHDWCEAFSTYPRTYDLIHANGVFSLYQDKCSAEDILLEMDRILRPEGTIIFRDEVEVLIKVKKIISGMRWNTRISDHEDGPQVPEKILVVVKQYWTVGGNNSTSSE, via the exons ATGGCAAAAgggaaccctaaagagagtaggaTGCGTAGCTCCACATCCATAATTATTGTAATTGGTTTATGTTGTTTCTTCTACGTATTGGGTGCATGGCAAAGGAGTGGTTTCGGGAAGGGAGACAGCATAGCTGAAAAGATTACAAAGCAGACGGACTGCACTGTGGTTCCGAGCCTCAATTTCGAGACTCACCATAGTAGTGATAGCGAAGTAGGGCTAACAGTTGATGAATCTGAAACAAAAGTGAAAGAGATTAAGCCCTGTCCTGCTAAATATACTGATTACACACCCTGCCATGATCAGAAGCGAGCCATGACTTTTCCTAGAGAAGGTATGGTTTACAGAGAAAGACATTGTCCTCCAGAGGAAGAGAAGTTGCATTGCCTTATTCCAGCACCAAAGGGATATGCAACTCCCTTTCCATGGCCAAAGAGTCGTGATTATGTACATTTCGCTAATGCTCCATATAAGAGTTTGACAGTCGAGAAGGCCATTCAGAACTGGGTTCACTATGAGGGTAGTGTGTTCAGATTCCCAGGTGGAGGAACACAGTTTCCTCAGGGAGCAGATGCCTACATTAATCAAATTGCTTCTGTGATTCCAATTAAAAATGGGACAGTTAGAACCATACTGGATACTGGCTGCGGG GTTGCTAGTTTTGGTGCATATCTTTTAAAAAAGAATGTCATTGCAATGTCTTTTGCGCCACGAGACAACCACGAAGCGCAAGTGCAGTTTGCTTTGGAAAGAGGTGTACCTGCAATTGTTGCTGTGTTCGGAACCATAAAGCTTCCTTACCCAACGAGATCATTTGACATGGCTCACTGTTCACGATGCTTGATTCCATGGGGAGCAAATG ATGGTATGTACATGATGGAAGTTGATCGTGTTCTCAGACCTGGTGGGTACTGGGTGCTTTCTGGTCCTCCAATCAATTGGAAGAACAATTATATTTCATGGCAGCGTCCTAAGGAGGATCTCCAGGAGGAGCAAAGAAAAATTGAAAAGATCGCTAAACGACTATGCTGGGAAAAGAAGTCTGAGAAGGGTGAAACTGCAATCTGGAGAAAGAGTATAAATGCTGATGCATGTCGTGGAAGAGATGAATCTCAAGAAACTATGTGTGAGGCCACAGACACAACTGATGTTTG GTACAAGAAGATCGAAAAATGCATAACACCTTATCCTGAGGTTAGCAGTCGAAGTGAAGTTGCTGGAGGACAGCTGAAACCTTTTCCAGAAAGACTCCATGCCATCCCTCCCAGAATCGCTAGTGGATCTGTTCCTGGAGTTTCCGTCGAGGATTATCTGGAGGACAACAAACTGTGGAAGAAGCATGTAAACGCCTACAAGAGGATCAATAAGCTCCTTGATTCAGGGAGGTACCGCAACATCATGGATATGAATGCAGGATTGGGAAGTTTTGCTGCAGCAATTGATTCTCCCAAATTGTGGGTCATGAATGTCATGCCAAATATTGCGGAAAAAGATACTCTCGGTGTCATATACGAGCGTGGGTTGATCGGTATATATCATGACTG GTGTGAAGCTTTCTCAACATACCCAAGAACGTACGACCTAATTCACGCCAATGGCGTTTTCAGCTTGTACCAGGACAA ATGTAGTGCCGAAGACATTCTTCTGGAGATGGATCGTATTTTGCGACCAGAAGGTACAATAATATTCAGGGACGAGGTTGAAGTTTTAATAAAGGTTAAGAAAATTATCAGTGGGATGAGATGGAACACAAGGATATCTGATCATGAAGATGGCCCTCAAGTCCCTGAGAAGATATTGGTTGTAGTCAAACAATACTGGACAGTAGGTGGAAACAACTCCACATCTTCAGAGTGA